A single Pogoniulus pusillus isolate bPogPus1 chromosome 27, bPogPus1.pri, whole genome shotgun sequence DNA region contains:
- the DNAJC30 gene encoding dnaJ homolog subfamily C member 30, mitochondrial: MEPAALGRLRRLLPAAPWAPRPGLCLTPSRGAQTAGGGAARVRRDLYEVLGVPSTATAAQIKTAYYEQSFRYHPDRNAGSAAAAARFTAISEAYRVLGSVALRRKYDRGLLSDEDLRDAPKPSGRPPAARPPPARAPPSARRGPVPPPFNFDAFYRAHYGEQLEREQVLRARREQLRLRREETAAQGRLRLLSDVSVGVVFLLAFAILYGFK; the protein is encoded by the coding sequence ATGGAACCGGCCGCGCTCGGCCGCCTCCGGCGCCTCCTGCCCGCCGCCCCCTGGGCCCCGCGGCCCGGCCTCTGCCTGACGCCGTCCCGCGGTGCGCAGACGGCCGGCGGCGGAGCTGCGCGGGTGCGCCGCGACCTGTACGAGGTCCTGGGCGTCCCTTCGACGGCGACGGCGGCGCAGATCAAGACCGCGTACTACGAGCAGTCGTTCCGGTACCACCCCGACCGCAACGCCGGcagtgccgccgccgccgcacgTTTCACCGCCATTAGCGAGGCTTACCGGGTGCTGGGCAGCGTTGCTCTGCGCCGCAAGTACGACCGTGGCCTCCTCAGCGACGAGGACCTACGTGACGCCCCCAAGCCCTCGGGCCggccgcccgccgcccgcccgccgcccgcccgaGCGCCTCCCTCCGCTCGCCGTGGGCCCGTCCCGCCGCCCTTCAACTTCGACGCGTTCTACCGGGCGCACTACGGGGAGCAGCTGGAGCGGGAGCAAGTGCTGCGGGCGCGGCGGGAGCAGCTGCGCCTCCGCCGGGAGGAGACCGCAGCCCAGGGGCGTTTGCGACTACTCTCGGACGTCTCGGTCGGAGTCGTCTTTCTCCTAGCGTTTGCCATTCTCTACGGCTTCAAGTGA